In Gambusia affinis linkage group LG06, SWU_Gaff_1.0, whole genome shotgun sequence, one DNA window encodes the following:
- the oafa gene encoding out at first protein homolog, translated as MFAGCTSAPSVRTLARLCTLVLMVAVGLGSELRVRVRLSDGLVTEEILEADSERDSISLEFKQGDGTLITFVADFKQEVKIFRALILGELERGQNQYQALCFISRLNRNEIIPSESMARLRQKNPHVIRLAEERKGLEQLTMSSAVNLSRAWQLSSHIHNMCSEAHEAIYTRASDVKYWLQKGVDSSIFEVLPQTTEAPSFQACHSTKDLWQPCLCTYGLRLEWYPCLLKYCRSRDGTAKGTTYKCGIRSCSKGYHFTYYVPQKQLCLWDEET; from the exons ATGTTTGCGGGTTGCACCTCTGCGCCTTCCGTTCGGACTCTGGCTCGCCTTTGCACCCTGGTGCTGATGGTTGCCGTGGGACTCGGGTCGGAGCTTCGGGTTCGGGTCCGGCTCTCAGACGGGTTGGTGACCGAGGAGATTTTGGAGGCGGACAGTGAGAGAGACTCGATATCGCTAGAATTTAAGCAAGGAGATGGAACCCTCATCACTTTTGTAGCGGACTTTAAACAG GAAGTGAAGATATTCCGAGCGCTGATCCTGGGTGAGCTGGAGAGGGGGCAGAACCAGTACCAGGCGCTGTGCTTCATCTCTCGCCTCAACCGTAATGAAATCATCCCCAGTGAGTCCATGGCGCGACTCAGACAG AAAAATCCTCATGTCATTCGCCTGGCAGAGGAGCGAAAAGGGCTGGAGCAGCTGACGATGAGCTCCGCTGTGAATCTCAGCCGGGCCTGGCAGCTCAGCTCCCACATCCACAACATGTGCAGCGAAGCTCATGAGGCCATTTACACCAGGGCGTCAGATGTGAAGTATTGGCTGCAGAAAG GAGTAGACAGCTCAATATTTGAGGTCCTGCCTCAGACGACGGAGGCGCCCAGCTTTCAGGCCTGTCATTCTACTAAAGACTTGTGGCAGCCGTGTCTCTGCACGTACGGCCTCCGTCTGGAGTGGTACCCGTGTCTGCTGAAGTACTGCCGCAGCCGGGACGGCACGGCCAAAGGGACCACATACAAGTGCGGCATAAGGAGCTGCAGCAAGGGCTACCATTTCACCTACTACGTACCCCAGAAACAGCTCTGCCTGTGGGACGAGGAGACCtag